CTGTTGAATGTCAGCCATTCGATTCTGTCCTTGATAAAGGCGTCTGCCACTGGCAGGGGTTCCATCGCCAAGATACCAAAGAAGGTATTGAGCATGGCGTTAATCCGCTGAGGCGGTAAGTGGCGCCAAGTGGTAACCATCATGCCTTTGGAAAACAACCACGTAACTGAAACGTTGCTTTGATAGGCGCGAATTTGGTTTAAGTGGCGGGCAGCGAGGAGATTATGCTTGAGGGCGGTATCGAGGAGGTTAGTCAAGCGCGAGAGATTGCGAACTAGAGAACCAAATCCGGTGAAGACTAGGGGAGATTGGAGCGAGGCGGCATCGCCAATGGAGATAAGTCGGTCGAAAGCAACGGCGCGATCGCTATTTCCCACACTAAAATGACCTGGAATATATCCAAATGTTGGCTTTTTCCAAACCAGCTTTTCCATATCGCATCGGCGATACTCCGGCAGAATTGTGAAAAAGTCTTCGTACATCTCTAATAAAGAGCCGGGATTGTCTGGGTGTACCTGATGATAGTGGAACAAATAAATGGTGACTTCCTCGCCAGCGGCGGGGAATAACTCCCAAATCAGCTGGCGTCCCCGCGAAATATCCCCGTGACTGTTGAGAACGTCGCCGTAACGAGAATCCCACACCCCAGGCTCAAATCCGCTGGCAATTACAGCGCCCACTGTTGGGCAGACGCTATCGAAGGTGCGACCTCCATTCATCTGCCACGCAATGGGTGAAGCTGTTCCCATCGCATCCACTAACAAGCGCCCGCTTGCTTGTTTCTCAGATTTCGTTGGCAGGTGCTGCGTCTGAACGACTACTTGCTCTGGTTGAATATCAGCCCGGATAAACTCTGTCTCGTCCCAAATTTCTCCCCCAGCTGCCCGCAGTTTTTCCCCACACACTTGCAGGAGTTTTTCGGCATCTAACCCCACGTTGAGTACTGTTGGCGTGTGTAAAACTTTAGCTCTCAGGTTCGGTGGGTTGTTACCATCGAAGAATTTATGGAATCCGTCGATATATTCAGCGGCAATCAGGCTTTCAAATTCAGCGGGGGTAAATAAGCCCAAGTCAATTAAACTTTGAAACTCATCGCGGGAAATGTTCCACTCGCGATTCATTCGGCCAAAGGGCAACCGCTCTAATAGCAATACTCGATAGCCCATTTGCGCCATTACTGCGGCGTGGATGACGCCTAATGCTCCACCCACATAAATTAGGTCATACTCGGATTCTGGATTTGGCTCGTTCCCAGGGCTGCTGCTTTGATAATGGGATTTTGGATTACAAAATATTACCTGTTTGGGTTGCTGCGGATTGCGGACGCTTTCGCGCCAACGCTGCTCCCACCAATAGACTCGGTTAAGGTCGTATTCCCCGTTGGGCATTTTCTGGAAGAACCGCACTGTTTCCGGGTAATGGGGAGCTAGAGCCTCAAATATAGACTGCTCGGACAAATTAACTGCTGGTGGTGCTGGATATTGCAAAGGGAAGCGGTTTCTCAGGAGGTCGCTAAGCTGTTGCAGTATTTGTTTTTCATCAGGAACTGGCTTGTGGCTATAGCGGAAAACCTTGAGATATGTTGTTCGTTGCACCGACCAGACAAAGGCAGAAATTTCCGCATCCTCGTTATTGGCGATTTCCGGAATTGTCGCGGTAGGCGATGTAGCGGTGTGATTACTGTTGCTAGTGCCGCTAAATTGCAATTTGATGCCGTCTGGTGTTACAGTCTTCTCCCCTTGCTTTGGCAAAAATTCCTGTTGTAACCAGGTACGCACGGCTTCTATGTCGGGGGTTGGAACTTCTAAGTAAAGGATTTCTCTCATATTAATGATCTCGCTGCGGAATCTATTACCAAGGAAGACAGAGTAATTAAGGGTCAAAGTACGCTAAACTGCCGGATACTGATTGATTAAAATTCATTACACAACTTTACAAAAATCTCATTTTCTTTAAGGTAGGGGGTGCGGGGTTAACTAGCCATGAATTATCCCATTCCAGCAAGTTCTCAAGAAATTGTGGCGCTGCGCCAAAGACAAATCGATGAAGAGTTGGTCGCCGCAGCGATCGCAGGTGTAGTTCAGATTACTCGCTCCGAAGGTCGTTCTTTAGACGAGTTAACCGCTGAAGTGTTAGCAGATGATAGCCTGCTAGATCAGTCGCAAAGACGCTGGCTCAGCGACATCGTGGCTGAAGCTTGGAAAAGCCTGTCTTAGACACGGACGATAAGATAATGCCTTACAGCCGCCAGCGAATTATCTCAACTTTGCTGGAGTCTATGCGAGTAGCTTTCCGACACGCCCTCTCCAAGCGGTTGTTGGCGGTGCTGTTGACAATTCGCGCGGGCGGATTGTTGGTAGCGGGGCTAGCGTTATGGGGATTTGCTCAAATTGCCGACGAAGTATTAGAAAAAGAAAGTCAAGCATTTGACAGGGCAATTTTACTCGATCTTAGGCGGCTTCATACGCCTGTTCTAGATCGAGTAATGCCCTCAGTCACAGTGTTAGGGGAGCCAGTCATATTGCTAGGGGTAGGATTGAGCTTGGGAATTTGGCTGTTAATGCAGCGGCGGCGCGAACAAGCACTTACGCTGGCGATCGCAGCCGCAGGCGCAGGCGGCTTAAACTATTTACTCAAAGAACTATTCCGTAGATCGCGACCAGCCTTGTGGGAACGTATCGTTGATGTCAACCATTACAGCTTCCCCAGCGGTCATGCAATGGTTTCCCTAGTCGTCTACGGCGCGATTGGCTATCTGTTGGCAATTCACTTTCGTCGTTGGCGGCTATTAATTATTGCCAGCACTATTTTATTAGTTACAGCTATCGGCCTGAGTCGGCTTTATCTGGGCGTCCACTGGCCAACAGATGTCATAGCTGGCTATGCTGCTGGAATAGTGTGGCTGATGGCCTGTATTCTCAGCCTGGAAATTTGGCAGGAACATCGCCGTGCCCATCACACCAGAACGTATGCATCTGAAGAAGCGCGTCAAGAAACAAACCTACATAATTAGGTATGAGGCTCAAATTTTTTAACCACGCGCAGAACAAACAAACATAACAAAGCCCCGCTTAATCCAAGCTGCCACAACCCACAGCCAGCAGCAATCCCCAAAGCAGCAGAAACCCAAATAGCGGCAGCAGACGTGAGTCCGTGAATTTCTTCGGTACTGCGGTTCTGGGGGGGCGATCGCATAATTTCCCCAGCACCCAAAAACCCAACGCCAGCGGCAATCCCCTGCACCACTCGGCTGATAGTATCAGCAGTCTCAGCACTTTGATGGGTTGCCCCTAATTCGATAGGCACGAGAACAAATAGCGCAGCACCAAAGCTGACCAGCATATGAGTTCTTAAGCCAGCGGGTTTGTGCTTAAGTTGTCGTTCAAGCCCGACAATTGCCCCAAACAGCAACGCTAGGCAGAGTCTGAATATTAGGGATAACCAATCGTAAGCAGGCGGGGAATAAGGGAAGGGCAAGGAAGTTAATAAGAATGAAGGCTAAATTTAGTCTAGATTTGTAAGGATGGCGTAAGGTGGGCAGTGCCCACCCTACTGAATAACTAGGAGTTATTCGATGGGAGAAAACAGCTTTCTCTTTGCCGAGTATTTCCAGGCGATTCCCTCTGGATCTCGGCTGCGGCTCCATTCGGCGAAGTATGGCTCAAATCTGCGTTTGTGAATGGTGCTGGAATGAACTTCAAGCCGTCTGGCAAGTTCCGATTGAATGAGGAATTTTTTATCTGGCTTTTGGGTTGTTGCTAGTTTTGTTTGCTGGGACTGCTCGTTTTGTTGCTCATCCGAAGCGATCTCATCTTCTCCTTCTTCTGTCTCATCATCGGTAGAGTATTCCATCTCATCTACTCTGGCTGGTTCGCTCTCGTAAAATAAGCGACCTAGAGTGCTAGATGGTTCTTTTTGTTCTGTGCTTGGTGGTGTACTTTGTTCAAGCGTGCGAGCTGGCGTGCTATATGTTTTGCTCTCTTGTACGCTCGGCGATGTATTTTGTTCAAGCGTGCGAACTTGATTGCTAGATGCTTCGCTCTCCTCTAAACTGGGCGGCGTGCTTTCGTCAAATATGCTACCCAGAGTGCTAGAGGTTATAAAGTAATACGCTGAGGCTTGGTCTTCATAGTCTCGACGTTGAGCGCCAAATTCTTCAGCTTTAGTAGCCAAATAGCGCTGCGCCGCCAAGCCAGATATATTTGCCTTCATTGCCAAGTCAAGTGCTGTAACGCATCCCTGGTTTTCCTGAAGCAGCTTGTGGAAAAAAGGGTTAACTTGCTGGCTCCACTGTTGCCATTGATAGTGCTGCCAAACTCTCAAAATAGCGCCTACCAGGATCAGTGCCAAAAGCACAGGCCATGCTACAAAAAGAATACCGAACGCAAACGCTATTGGGAAAATCAGAACCAGACCAGCGCTGGCATTACTATCTATTGCTTTTCCAGCCATGTTGCTCAAGAGTGACTTTACTTAGGATCTTGATAACCCAAGATCGACTGCCATCATTGTTGTGACAGACACTCTTATATTTTCAAAGATTGCGATCGCATTTCATGTCAAAGATTCCAACGTCCGGGAAAATAACACGTACTTGGGGTGTTGAGATTGTTATACTGGCGTCTGAGAGCCGCTATTTGACAAAGATATATTTTTAGGAAATGCAGCCCACCGACCCTTCTAAATTTACTGATAAAGCTTGGGAAGCGATCGCTCAATCCCAAGATGTAGCACGTCGATTCAAAAATCAAATGTTAGAGGTAGAGCATTTAGCGATCGCTCTACTAGAACAACAAGATGGGCTGTTCTTACGCATTCTGGTTCGCGTTGGCCTTGACTCCGCTCGATTGCTCCAACAACTCGAAGGCTTCATTCGCAGCCAACCCAAGGTCTTTGCCCAACGTGGCGCTAAACCCTCTGATTCTTCCCAGCTTTTCCTGGGTCAAAGTTTAGAGGTCATGTTAGATGTGGCAGAATCAGCACGCACGGCATGGCAAGATGAGTTTATTGCCGTCGAACATCTCTTACTCGGTTTCACCGAAGATGAGCGCATCGGTCGCCGTTTGTTCAAAAGCTTCAACATCGACCGCCCCAAGCTAGAAGCAGCTATCAAGGAAGTCCGGGGTAAACAAAAAGTTACAGACCAAAATCCAGAAGCACGTTACGAAGCTCTGGAAAAATACGGTCGTGACTTAACAGAACAGGCAAAAGGTG
The Microcoleus sp. FACHB-831 DNA segment above includes these coding regions:
- a CDS encoding NAD(P)/FAD-dependent oxidoreductase; amino-acid sequence: MREILYLEVPTPDIEAVRTWLQQEFLPKQGEKTVTPDGIKLQFSGTSNSNHTATSPTATIPEIANNEDAEISAFVWSVQRTTYLKVFRYSHKPVPDEKQILQQLSDLLRNRFPLQYPAPPAVNLSEQSIFEALAPHYPETVRFFQKMPNGEYDLNRVYWWEQRWRESVRNPQQPKQVIFCNPKSHYQSSSPGNEPNPESEYDLIYVGGALGVIHAAVMAQMGYRVLLLERLPFGRMNREWNISRDEFQSLIDLGLFTPAEFESLIAAEYIDGFHKFFDGNNPPNLRAKVLHTPTVLNVGLDAEKLLQVCGEKLRAAGGEIWDETEFIRADIQPEQVVVQTQHLPTKSEKQASGRLLVDAMGTASPIAWQMNGGRTFDSVCPTVGAVIASGFEPGVWDSRYGDVLNSHGDISRGRQLIWELFPAAGEEVTIYLFHYHQVHPDNPGSLLEMYEDFFTILPEYRRCDMEKLVWKKPTFGYIPGHFSVGNSDRAVAFDRLISIGDAASLQSPLVFTGFGSLVRNLSRLTNLLDTALKHNLLAARHLNQIRAYQSNVSVTWLFSKGMMVTTWRHLPPQRINAMLNTFFGILAMEPLPVADAFIKDRIEWLTFNRLALKAAWLNPALILWIWEMAGAKDILRWLGSYFNFTRFSLARWVLGGWLPGVIGRLEAGLQKYPALWLWLLTVSYALTAGKSKNRSKAFNRQELGQYGLDKTDLNTPPPIPAMEPQPQPLSLQDRGRGRG
- a CDS encoding phosphatase PAP2 family protein — protein: MEKPVLDTDDKIMPYSRQRIISTLLESMRVAFRHALSKRLLAVLLTIRAGGLLVAGLALWGFAQIADEVLEKESQAFDRAILLDLRRLHTPVLDRVMPSVTVLGEPVILLGVGLSLGIWLLMQRRREQALTLAIAAAGAGGLNYLLKELFRRSRPALWERIVDVNHYSFPSGHAMVSLVVYGAIGYLLAIHFRRWRLLIIASTILLVTAIGLSRLYLGVHWPTDVIAGYAAGIVWLMACILSLEIWQEHRRAHHTRTYASEEARQETNLHN
- a CDS encoding MgtC/SapB family protein — its product is MPFPYSPPAYDWLSLIFRLCLALLFGAIVGLERQLKHKPAGLRTHMLVSFGAALFVLVPIELGATHQSAETADTISRVVQGIAAGVGFLGAGEIMRSPPQNRSTEEIHGLTSAAAIWVSAALGIAAGCGLWQLGLSGALLCLFVLRVVKKFEPHT